A window of Sporohalobacter salinus contains these coding sequences:
- a CDS encoding PFL family protein: protein MLINPDEIIETIRMVEMDNFDIRTVTMGINLRDCAHQDIEVLNQNIYDKITDYAENLVTTVEEIERKYGIPIVNKRISVTPISIVAASCQTKDYSSIAETLDKAAKEVGVDFIGGFSALIHKGCTTSENRLINSIPQALKNTDQVCSSINVATTNAGINMNAVAKMGEVITETAELTKENDAIGCAKLVVFANVPEDNPFMAGSFHGTGEPEAVINVGVSGPGVVKNVVDEIPKASFDDLATTIKQTAFKITRMGELVGNSVSEALDIPFGIVDLSLAPTPAIGDSIANILESMGLERCGTHGTTAALALLNDAVKKGGAMASSHVGGLSGAFIPVSEDQGMIEAVETGSLTFNKLEAMTSVCSVGLDMIAIPGSTTKETISAIISDEMAIGMINNKTTAVRIIPVPDKKVGDQVEFGGLLGKAPIMNVNQFKSKQFIQRGGRIPAPLQALNN, encoded by the coding sequence ATGCTGATCAATCCAGACGAAATTATTGAAACCATTAGGATGGTAGAAATGGATAACTTCGATATTAGAACCGTAACTATGGGAATTAATCTAAGAGACTGTGCCCACCAAGATATCGAAGTGCTTAATCAAAACATCTATGATAAGATCACAGATTATGCTGAAAATTTAGTGACAACCGTGGAAGAAATAGAACGTAAATACGGTATTCCTATTGTTAACAAACGCATCTCAGTTACCCCTATCTCTATTGTAGCAGCATCTTGCCAGACAAAAGACTATAGCAGTATTGCTGAAACTCTGGACAAGGCAGCCAAAGAAGTAGGAGTCGATTTTATTGGTGGATTCTCCGCTTTGATACATAAAGGCTGTACCACTAGCGAAAACCGACTTATAAACTCCATTCCACAAGCTCTGAAAAATACAGATCAAGTCTGTTCTTCTATTAATGTAGCCACTACCAATGCAGGAATTAATATGAACGCTGTTGCAAAAATGGGAGAAGTCATTACCGAAACAGCTGAATTAACTAAAGAAAATGATGCCATCGGCTGTGCAAAATTAGTAGTCTTTGCTAATGTACCTGAAGATAATCCCTTTATGGCCGGTTCCTTTCATGGAACAGGAGAACCAGAAGCAGTTATTAATGTAGGTGTTAGCGGTCCTGGTGTCGTCAAAAATGTAGTAGATGAAATTCCTAAAGCCAGCTTTGATGACTTAGCTACTACTATCAAGCAAACAGCTTTCAAAATTACACGCATGGGAGAATTAGTTGGTAATAGCGTTTCGGAAGCATTAGATATTCCTTTTGGTATTGTCGACTTATCTTTAGCTCCTACTCCTGCTATTGGAGACAGTATTGCCAATATTTTAGAAAGTATGGGCCTAGAAAGGTGTGGTACTCACGGTACTACTGCAGCTTTAGCTTTATTAAATGACGCTGTTAAGAAAGGTGGAGCCATGGCTTCATCTCATGTAGGAGGGCTTAGCGGTGCTTTCATTCCAGTTAGTGAAGATCAAGGAATGATTGAAGCTGTTGAGACTGGATCATTAACCTTCAATAAATTAGAAGCTATGACTTCAGTCTGTTCTGTAGGACTAGATATGATTGCCATTCCTGGTTCTACTACCAAAGAAACTATTTCCGCTATAATTTCCGATGAAATGGCTATTGGAATGATTAATAATAAGACAACAGCCGTTCGAATAATTCCTGTCCCCGACAAAAAAGTTGGTGACCAAGTAGAATTTGGAGGATTATTAGGTAAGGCTCCTATTATGAATGTTAACCAATTCAAATCAAAACAATTTATTCAACGGGGCGGTAGAATTCCTGCACCTTTACAAGCATTAAATAATTAA
- a CDS encoding ACT domain-containing protein, which produces MQQEEKNHIVITVLGEDKVGLVAKITGVLAEHEANIIDISQTLLQDLFSMIMLVDINNVEINFEQLQQELKQAGKELNVKVKAQHEDVFRYMHRI; this is translated from the coding sequence ATGCAGCAAGAAGAAAAAAATCATATTGTAATTACTGTTTTAGGAGAGGACAAAGTAGGATTAGTAGCTAAAATCACTGGGGTTTTAGCTGAACACGAAGCCAATATTATAGATATTAGCCAAACTTTATTACAAGACTTATTTTCAATGATTATGTTAGTTGATATTAATAATGTAGAAATTAATTTTGAACAATTACAACAAGAACTAAAACAAGCTGGTAAGGAATTGAACGTAAAAGTAAAGGCTCAACATGAGGATGTATTCCGTTATATGCATCGAATATAA
- the groES gene encoding co-chaperone GroES, whose protein sequence is MEIKPLGDRVVIQDIEVEEETTESGIVLPDSAQEEPQEGEVVAVGEGKKLDSGERLSMDVSKGDKVIYGKYAGTEIEYDGEEYLVVSEKDILAIVE, encoded by the coding sequence ATGGAAATCAAGCCTTTAGGTGATCGAGTAGTTATTCAAGATATTGAAGTAGAAGAAGAAACTACTGAAAGTGGAATTGTACTACCTGATAGTGCTCAAGAAGAACCACAGGAAGGTGAAGTTGTTGCTGTGGGAGAAGGTAAAAAGTTAGATAGTGGTGAGCGATTATCTATGGATGTTAGCAAAGGAGATAAAGTAATTTACGGAAAGTATGCTGGAACTGAAATAGAATATGATGGTGAAGAGTACTTGGTAGTTAGCGAAAAAGATATTTTAGCTATAGTTGAATAA
- the groL gene encoding chaperonin GroEL (60 kDa chaperone family; promotes refolding of misfolded polypeptides especially under stressful conditions; forms two stacked rings of heptamers to form a barrel-shaped 14mer; ends can be capped by GroES; misfolded proteins enter the barrel where they are refolded when GroES binds), which translates to MVKELEFGEEGRRILEEGVNKLAEAVKVTLGPKGRNVILEEGFGAPTITNDGVTIAKEIDVKDPFQDLGAQTVKEVATKTNDVAGDGTTTATVLAQAIIEEGMKNVAAGANPMVLKKGIEKAVEQGVKEIRNLSTAIEDKESIAQVASISAADKEIGNLIADAMEKVGKDGVISVEEGRTMGTSLETVEGMQFDRGYLSPYMVTDQEEMKANLDDPYILLTDQKISSVQDILPLLEKVAQEGKKLLIIAEDVEGEALATLVVNKIRGTFDCVAVKAPGFGDRRKAMLEDIAVLTGGQVITEDKGLQLENATKSMLGQARSVTITKDDTTIVDGAGDDNDIQQRVQQLRRQIENTSSDFDREKLEERLAKLAGGVAVVRVGAATETELEEKKHRIEDALAATRAAVEEGIVAGGGAILLDVLEGLEDLELEGDEATGVDIVRRALEAPVRLIADNAGYEGSVIAERAKNKDAGIGFDAYDGEFVDMIESGIVDPAKVTRSALQNAASAAAMLLTTETLIVEDEDEDSDGGGAPAGAPGGGMPGGMGGMPGMM; encoded by the coding sequence ATGGTAAAAGAATTGGAATTTGGCGAAGAAGGACGCAGAATATTAGAAGAAGGCGTTAATAAGTTAGCTGAAGCTGTAAAAGTTACATTAGGACCTAAAGGTCGTAATGTTATTTTAGAAGAAGGATTTGGTGCTCCAACAATTACTAATGATGGAGTTACAATTGCTAAGGAGATTGATGTTAAAGATCCTTTTCAAGATTTAGGTGCACAGACTGTAAAGGAAGTTGCTACTAAGACTAATGATGTAGCTGGAGACGGTACTACAACAGCTACTGTTTTAGCACAAGCAATTATTGAGGAAGGAATGAAGAATGTAGCAGCTGGAGCAAACCCAATGGTACTTAAGAAGGGGATTGAAAAGGCTGTAGAACAAGGAGTAAAAGAAATTAGAAACTTGAGTACAGCTATTGAAGATAAAGAATCTATTGCTCAGGTTGCTTCTATTTCTGCTGCTGATAAAGAAATTGGTAACTTAATTGCTGATGCTATGGAGAAAGTCGGAAAAGACGGCGTTATCTCTGTAGAAGAAGGAAGAACAATGGGAACTAGCTTAGAGACTGTTGAAGGTATGCAGTTTGATAGAGGATACTTATCTCCATATATGGTAACTGACCAAGAAGAAATGAAAGCTAATTTAGATGACCCATATATTCTATTAACTGATCAGAAAATAAGCAGTGTTCAAGATATCTTACCACTATTAGAAAAGGTAGCTCAGGAAGGTAAGAAGCTTTTAATCATTGCTGAAGATGTAGAAGGAGAAGCATTAGCTACATTAGTTGTAAATAAGATTCGTGGAACATTTGACTGCGTAGCTGTTAAAGCTCCTGGATTTGGAGATCGTCGTAAAGCAATGTTAGAAGATATTGCTGTTCTAACTGGAGGTCAAGTAATTACTGAAGATAAAGGACTACAGTTAGAAAATGCTACTAAGTCTATGTTAGGTCAAGCTAGAAGTGTAACTATTACTAAGGACGACACTACTATTGTTGACGGTGCTGGAGATGACAATGATATTCAGCAGCGTGTACAACAGCTTCGTCGTCAGATTGAAAATACAAGCTCTGACTTTGATCGCGAAAAGTTAGAAGAACGCTTAGCTAAGTTAGCTGGCGGTGTAGCAGTAGTTAGAGTTGGTGCTGCAACTGAGACTGAATTAGAAGAGAAAAAGCACCGTATTGAAGATGCATTAGCTGCTACTCGTGCTGCAGTTGAAGAAGGAATTGTAGCCGGAGGAGGAGCAATTCTACTTGACGTATTAGAAGGTCTAGAAGATTTAGAATTAGAAGGAGATGAAGCAACTGGTGTTGATATTGTACGACGTGCACTAGAAGCTCCAGTAAGATTAATTGCTGATAATGCTGGATATGAAGGTTCAGTAATTGCTGAGAGAGCTAAGAATAAAGATGCAGGTATTGGATTTGATGCTTATGATGGTGAATTTGTAGATATGATCGAAAGCGGAATTGTTGATCCTGCTAAAGTAACTCGCTCTGCACTACAGAATGCTGCTAGTGCTGCTGCTATGTTACTGACTACTGAGACTTTAATAGTCGAAGATGAAGATGAAGATAGTGACGGCGGTGGAGCACCTGCCGGAGCACCTGGAGGCGGAATGCCTGGTGGAATGGGCGGAATGCCTGGAATGATGTAA
- a CDS encoding helix-turn-helix transcriptional regulator codes for MKKSRAAKILDMLMLLRSHGKLKSAEIADKIDVSQRMIREYKKDLQEIGVYVNSELGRCGGYYIEFDNTMLDLGLDEQEFSVLKVAKKYLKQEEFVFMREYELILDKINAYLQTKDENKDLGDLVLAASPNIDQQEEKLKYMQINEALMNHKKVQINYFSLTSGLNERVIRPYGMYIYQGFWYMMGYCELRKAIRQFKLSRIKEFEILDENFDRPDNFSLSDYLEDCIGIIYDQDKFEVELKIDFPMSIKVSERVWVDNQQITFYEDNSILFKAEMTGLDDIVNWVLSMGGAVEVLEPEVLKERVNREARKILEKN; via the coding sequence ATGAAAAAAAGTAGGGCAGCTAAAATATTGGATATGTTAATGTTATTGCGATCTCACGGAAAATTAAAATCAGCTGAGATTGCTGATAAAATTGATGTTTCTCAAAGGATGATTAGAGAATATAAAAAAGATTTACAGGAGATTGGGGTTTATGTTAATTCTGAACTTGGGAGATGTGGAGGATATTATATAGAATTTGATAATACTATGTTAGATTTAGGACTTGATGAACAAGAATTTTCTGTGCTCAAGGTAGCTAAGAAGTATTTAAAACAAGAAGAGTTTGTTTTTATGCGAGAATATGAACTGATATTAGATAAGATAAATGCCTATTTACAAACTAAAGATGAAAATAAAGATCTGGGAGATTTAGTATTAGCTGCTAGTCCTAATATTGACCAGCAGGAAGAAAAGTTAAAGTATATGCAAATTAATGAAGCTCTTATGAATCATAAGAAAGTGCAAATTAATTATTTTTCATTGACTTCTGGGTTAAATGAAAGAGTAATTAGACCTTACGGGATGTACATATATCAAGGTTTTTGGTATATGATGGGTTATTGTGAATTAAGGAAGGCTATAAGACAGTTTAAGTTATCTAGAATTAAAGAGTTTGAGATTTTGGATGAAAATTTTGATAGACCAGATAATTTTTCTTTAAGTGATTATTTAGAAGATTGTATTGGTATTATTTATGATCAGGATAAGTTTGAAGTAGAGTTAAAAATAGATTTTCCTATGTCTATTAAAGTTAGTGAACGAGTTTGGGTTGACAATCAACAGATTACATTTTATGAGGACAATTCTATTTTATTTAAAGCGGAAATGACAGGATTAGATGATATTGTTAATTGGGTATTAAGTATGGGCGGTGCTGTAGAAGTATTAGAACCAGAAGTATTAAAAGAAAGAGTTAATAGAGAGGCTAGAAAAATTTTAGAAAAAAATTAA